A DNA window from Candidatus Aegiribacteria sp. contains the following coding sequences:
- the rho gene encoding transcription termination factor Rho codes for MNQKPQHDYSLAELEKKTLVDLQSLAREKKVEKVSGTRKSDLIRKLLENKTERNGLEYSTGVLEVLSEGYGFLRSNEGCYLPSSTDIYVSPSQIKRFSLSTGDTISGQVRKPKDGEKYFALLRIESVNGRSLEELKHRPAFDTLVPYYPESRFILETNAENIAGRVLDLLAPIGKGQRALVVSPPRAGKTMLLQSIANSISANSPEAKLMILLIDERPEEVTDMRRHVQGEVIASTFDEAPKRHIQVTDMVLAKAKRLVESGYDVVILLDSITRLARANNQVIPHSGKILSGGVDSNALQRPKRFFGAARNIVDGGSLTIIATALIDTGSRMDEVIFEEFKGTGNSEIVLDRRLADRRIYPAIDITKTGTRKEELLIEPNALSRVWIMRKILVDMNPVEAMEVLKKQLSKYKSNKLFLDAMASMSE; via the coding sequence ATGAACCAAAAACCTCAACACGACTACTCGCTTGCCGAACTGGAAAAGAAGACACTCGTTGACCTTCAGTCATTAGCCAGAGAGAAGAAAGTCGAAAAAGTATCAGGGACAAGAAAAAGTGATCTCATAAGAAAGCTTCTTGAGAATAAGACTGAGCGAAACGGACTGGAGTACTCAACGGGTGTTCTGGAAGTACTCTCTGAGGGATACGGATTTCTCAGATCAAATGAAGGTTGCTATCTTCCGAGTTCAACGGATATTTATGTGTCACCATCTCAAATTAAACGATTTTCGCTGAGTACAGGTGACACAATATCAGGTCAGGTAAGGAAACCCAAGGACGGCGAAAAATACTTTGCTCTGCTGAGAATTGAGAGTGTTAACGGTAGAAGCCTTGAAGAATTGAAACACAGACCTGCTTTCGACACACTGGTTCCCTATTATCCCGAATCAAGGTTTATTCTTGAAACCAATGCTGAGAATATAGCGGGACGGGTTCTTGATTTACTGGCTCCGATAGGAAAAGGGCAGAGAGCTCTTGTAGTTTCCCCTCCGAGAGCTGGAAAGACAATGCTTCTACAGAGTATTGCAAACAGCATTTCCGCTAATTCTCCTGAAGCGAAACTGATGATTCTTCTGATTGATGAACGTCCTGAAGAAGTGACGGATATGAGAAGACACGTTCAGGGAGAAGTAATTGCCTCTACTTTCGATGAAGCCCCCAAAAGACATATTCAGGTTACAGATATGGTTCTTGCAAAGGCCAAGAGACTCGTTGAAAGTGGTTACGATGTTGTCATTCTCCTTGATTCGATAACAAGGCTGGCCAGAGCCAATAACCAGGTTATTCCACATTCAGGTAAAATTCTCTCTGGTGGAGTTGACTCTAACGCTCTTCAAAGACCTAAAAGGTTCTTTGGAGCTGCAAGGAACATTGTTGACGGCGGGAGCCTTACAATTATTGCTACAGCTCTTATTGATACCGGCAGCAGGATGGATGAAGTTATTTTCGAGGAGTTTAAGGGAACCGGAAACTCTGAAATAGTACTTGACAGGCGCCTTGCTGACAGACGGATATATCCGGCAATTGATATAACCAAGACAGGCACCAGGAAAGAAGAACTGCTGATTGAACCGAATGCTCTGTCCAGGGTTTGGATCATGCGGAAAATTCTGGTTGACATGAACCCGGTTGAAGCCATGGAAGTATTGAAGAAGCAGCTTTCTAAATACAAATCCAACAAACTGTTCCTTGACGCAATGGCTTCGATGTCTGA